The following coding sequences lie in one Mycobacterium sp. DL440 genomic window:
- the fmt gene encoding methionyl-tRNA formyltransferase, with protein MRLVFAGTPEPALPSLQRLIDSPRHDVVAVLTRPDAAAGRRGKPAPSPVAELALEHDIPVLRPAKPNSDEFVAELSELAPDCCAVVAYGALLSERLLAVPRHGWINLHFSLLPAWRGAAPVQASLAAGEEVTGATTFLIEPALDSGPVYGVVTERIRDTDTAGDLLGRLADSGAALLESTLDGIAEGALTAVPQPADGVSLAPKITVESARVRWDLPAHVIDRRIRAVTPNPGAWTTIGDLRVKVGPVTVEPSEVSLAPGEIRVERNAVLVGTGSQPVRLGQIQPPGKKLMNAADWARGARLEDSVRAS; from the coding sequence GTGCGTCTTGTCTTTGCCGGAACTCCAGAGCCCGCCCTCCCGTCGTTGCAGCGGCTGATCGACTCGCCCCGTCACGATGTGGTCGCGGTCCTGACCCGGCCTGACGCCGCTGCCGGCCGCCGGGGGAAACCCGCGCCCTCGCCGGTCGCGGAGCTGGCGCTTGAACACGACATCCCGGTTCTGCGACCGGCGAAGCCCAACTCCGACGAGTTCGTCGCCGAGCTGTCGGAGCTGGCACCGGACTGCTGTGCTGTCGTCGCCTACGGTGCGCTGCTGAGCGAGCGCCTGCTCGCGGTGCCCCGGCACGGCTGGATCAATCTCCACTTCTCGTTGCTGCCCGCATGGCGCGGGGCGGCACCGGTGCAGGCCTCCCTGGCGGCGGGCGAAGAGGTGACCGGAGCCACCACGTTCCTGATCGAACCGGCGCTGGATTCCGGACCGGTCTATGGGGTCGTCACCGAGCGGATACGCGACACCGACACCGCGGGCGATCTGCTTGGGCGGCTTGCTGATTCAGGCGCCGCATTGCTGGAATCCACTCTGGACGGCATCGCCGAGGGGGCACTGACCGCGGTGCCGCAGCCGGCCGACGGGGTCAGCCTGGCGCCCAAGATCACGGTGGAGTCGGCCCGGGTGCGCTGGGATCTCCCGGCCCACGTCATCGACCGGCGCATCCGTGCGGTCACCCCGAATCCCGGTGCCTGGACGACGATCGGGGACCTGCGGGTCAAGGTCGGTCCGGTCACGGTGGAGCCGTCGGAGGTTTCGTTGGCCCCCGGCGAGATCCGGGTCGAACGCAACGCGGTGCTGGTCGGTACCGGCTCGCAACCGGTACGGCTCGGGCAGATCCAGCCGCCCGGCAAGAAACTCATGAATGCCGCCGACTGGGCCCGCGGCGCAAGGTTGGAGGATTCGGTGCGCGCATCATGA
- a CDS encoding RsmB/NOP family class I SAM-dependent RNA methyltransferase has product MSRPSDRSNRPNRATQGKRPTRRTPLDPARRAAFDVLRAVSERDSYANLALPAMLRERGIEGRDAAFATELTYGSCRTRGLLDAVIAAAAGRPTEQIDPVLLDLLRLGTYQLLRTRVEPHAAVSTTVEQAGIEFDTARAGFVNGVLRTISRSTEAEWMAQLAPPAATDPVGHAAFVHAHPRWIAQAFTDALGARAAELDALLTSDDERPLVHLAARPTALTAAELAAQAEGTVGRYSPYAVYLPGGDPGQLAAVRDGAAQVQDEGSQLVARALTLAELDGPDTGRWLDLCAGPGGKTALLAAIGVASGARVTAVEPAPRRADLVEENVRGLDVEVRRVDGRETGLEPGFDRVLVDAPCTGLGALRRRPEARWRRQPGDVPALVKLQRELLAAAIKLTRPGGVVLYATCSPHLAETVGVVADAVRRHPVTQLDARELFAPADDLGDGPHVQLWPHRQGTDAMFAAVLKVG; this is encoded by the coding sequence ATGAGCAGGCCGTCAGACCGCTCGAACCGGCCCAACCGTGCCACGCAAGGCAAGCGCCCGACCAGGCGCACCCCGCTGGACCCGGCCCGCCGGGCAGCGTTCGACGTGCTGCGCGCGGTGTCGGAGCGTGATTCCTACGCCAACCTGGCACTGCCCGCCATGCTGCGGGAGCGGGGGATCGAGGGGCGTGACGCCGCCTTCGCGACCGAGCTGACTTACGGCAGCTGCCGTACCCGGGGGCTGCTCGACGCGGTCATCGCCGCGGCAGCCGGGCGCCCGACCGAGCAGATCGATCCGGTGTTGCTCGACCTGTTGCGCCTGGGCACCTATCAGCTGCTGCGCACCCGGGTCGAGCCGCACGCCGCGGTATCCACCACCGTCGAACAGGCCGGCATCGAATTCGACACGGCCCGAGCCGGTTTCGTCAACGGTGTGCTGCGGACGATCTCGCGGAGTACCGAGGCGGAATGGATGGCGCAGCTGGCACCGCCCGCGGCCACCGATCCGGTCGGACATGCGGCGTTCGTGCATGCCCACCCGCGGTGGATCGCCCAGGCTTTCACCGACGCGCTCGGGGCCAGGGCCGCTGAACTCGACGCCCTGCTCACCAGTGACGACGAGCGTCCCCTGGTGCACCTGGCGGCGCGGCCCACCGCGCTGACCGCCGCCGAACTGGCCGCACAGGCCGAAGGCACGGTGGGCCGCTACTCGCCGTATGCGGTCTACCTGCCCGGCGGTGACCCCGGGCAGTTGGCGGCCGTGCGCGACGGCGCCGCCCAGGTCCAGGACGAGGGCAGCCAGTTGGTGGCCCGTGCGTTGACGCTGGCCGAACTCGACGGCCCGGACACCGGCCGCTGGCTCGATCTGTGCGCCGGACCGGGCGGCAAGACCGCCCTGCTGGCCGCCATCGGTGTGGCCTCGGGGGCCCGGGTCACCGCGGTCGAGCCGGCACCGCGCCGCGCCGATCTGGTCGAGGAGAACGTCCGCGGGCTGGACGTCGAGGTGCGCCGCGTGGACGGGCGGGAAACCGGTCTGGAGCCCGGATTCGACCGGGTCCTCGTCGACGCCCCCTGCACGGGCTTGGGCGCGCTGCGCCGACGCCCGGAGGCGCGGTGGCGTCGTCAGCCAGGAGATGTCCCCGCGTTGGTGAAACTGCAGCGTGAGCTGCTTGCCGCAGCCATCAAGCTGACCCGTCCCGGCGGCGTGGTCCTCTACGCGACCTGTTCACCTCATCTGGCCGAAACGGTCGGGGTGGTGGCCGACGCGGTGCGCCGGCATCCGGTGACTCAGCTGGACGCGCGGGAGTTGTTTGCCCCGGCCGACGACCTCGGCGACGGACCGCATGTCCAGCTGTGGCCGCATCGGCAAGGCACCGATGCGATGTTCGCCGCAGTGTTAAAAGTAGGGTGA
- the rpe gene encoding ribulose-phosphate 3-epimerase — protein MAEPLIAPSILSADFARLADEVAAVAGADWLHVDVMDNHFVPNLTLGMPVVESLLKVTDIPMDCHLMIDQPERWAPPYAEAGAYNVTFHAEATDNPVGVARDIRAAGAKAGLSVKPGTPLEPYLDILKEFDTLLVMSVEPGFGGQKFIPEVLSKVSTVRRLVDAGELTIVVEIDGGINADTIEQAAEAGVDCFVAGSAVYSASDPAAAVKSLRRQAASASRHLTL, from the coding sequence ATGGCAGAACCCCTGATCGCCCCGTCCATCCTGTCTGCGGATTTCGCGCGGCTGGCCGATGAGGTCGCCGCGGTGGCGGGGGCCGACTGGTTGCACGTCGATGTCATGGACAACCACTTCGTGCCCAACCTCACGCTCGGCATGCCGGTCGTGGAGTCCTTGCTCAAGGTGACCGACATCCCGATGGACTGCCACCTGATGATCGACCAGCCGGAACGCTGGGCGCCGCCGTACGCCGAGGCGGGTGCCTACAACGTCACCTTCCACGCCGAAGCGACCGACAACCCGGTCGGCGTGGCCCGCGATATCCGCGCCGCCGGTGCCAAGGCCGGGCTTTCGGTGAAACCGGGTACCCCGCTGGAGCCGTATCTGGACATCCTCAAGGAGTTCGACACCCTGCTGGTGATGTCGGTCGAACCCGGGTTTGGTGGGCAGAAGTTCATCCCGGAGGTGCTCTCCAAGGTGAGTACCGTGCGCCGGCTCGTCGACGCCGGAGAATTGACCATCGTCGTCGAGATCGACGGGGGCATCAATGCCGACACCATCGAGCAGGCCGCTGAGGCCGGCGTGGACTGCTTCGTCGCCGGCTCCGCGGTGTACAGCGCGTCCGATCCGGCGGCCGCGGTGAAATCACTGCGCCGGCAGGCGGCGAGCGCCTCGCGACACCTCACGCTATGA
- the ribD gene encoding bifunctional diaminohydroxyphosphoribosylaminopyrimidine deaminase/5-amino-6-(5-phosphoribosylamino)uracil reductase RibD, with amino-acid sequence MTPEAAMRLAIEQAEEVKGSTYPNPPVGAVILDRDGQIAGVGGTQPIGGPHAEVVALQVAGDRAKGGTAVVTLEPCNHHGRTPPCVDAILAAGISTVIFAVPDPNPEAEGGARRLADAGVTVSSGVLADEVEQGPLREWLHKQRTGLPHVTWKFATSVDGRSAAADGSSQWITSEAARADVHRKRAAADAIVVGTGTVFVDDPALTARRADGTLTDHQPLRVVVGMREVSLDAKVLNDDSHTMLIRTHDPHEVMRSLGDRTDVFLEGGPTLAGAFLRAGVVNRIVAYVAPIVLGGPITAVDDIGVPSILHAQRWRFDGITAIGPDVRLSLVPN; translated from the coding sequence ATGACGCCCGAGGCCGCGATGCGGCTGGCCATCGAGCAAGCCGAAGAGGTCAAGGGCTCGACCTACCCCAATCCGCCGGTCGGCGCGGTGATCCTGGACCGCGACGGGCAGATCGCCGGTGTCGGCGGGACGCAACCGATCGGCGGCCCGCACGCCGAGGTGGTGGCGTTGCAGGTGGCCGGCGACCGCGCCAAGGGCGGCACCGCCGTCGTCACCCTGGAGCCGTGCAATCACCACGGCCGCACCCCGCCGTGCGTGGATGCGATTCTGGCAGCAGGGATTTCGACTGTCATCTTTGCGGTGCCCGACCCCAATCCGGAAGCGGAAGGCGGGGCGCGACGCCTCGCCGATGCCGGCGTCACCGTCAGTTCCGGGGTGCTGGCCGACGAGGTCGAGCAGGGACCACTGCGTGAGTGGCTGCACAAGCAGCGCACCGGATTACCGCATGTCACATGGAAATTCGCCACCAGCGTGGACGGCCGTAGCGCTGCTGCCGACGGTTCCAGTCAGTGGATCACCAGTGAGGCCGCCCGCGCGGACGTGCACCGCAAGCGCGCGGCGGCGGATGCGATCGTGGTCGGCACCGGGACGGTGTTTGTCGACGATCCGGCGCTGACCGCACGTCGGGCCGACGGCACGCTCACCGATCATCAACCGCTGCGGGTGGTGGTGGGTATGCGCGAGGTGTCGCTGGACGCCAAGGTGCTCAACGATGATTCGCACACGATGCTGATCCGGACGCATGATCCGCATGAGGTGATGCGGTCGCTGGGGGACCGGACCGACGTGTTTCTGGAGGGCGGGCCGACTCTGGCGGGGGCCTTCCTGCGGGCCGGTGTCGTCAACCGGATCGTGGCGTATGTCGCACCGATTGTGCTGGGCGGACCGATCACCGCGGTCGACGACATCGGGGTGCCCAGCATCCTGCATGCCCAGCGGTGGCGATTCGACGGCATCACCGCGATCGGTCCGGATGTCCGTCTGAGCCTGGTGCCCAACTGA
- a CDS encoding MFS transporter has protein sequence MRAAQSVSAGRSRHIAISAGSLAVLLGALDTYVVVTIMTDIMADVGIAINKIQQVTPIITGYLLGYIAAMPLLGRASDRFGRKMLIQVGLAGFAVGSVITALSGDLTTLVIGRVVQGTASGALLPVTLALGADLWAARNRAAVLGGVGAAQEFGSVLGPLYGIGAVALFHHWQAVFWINVPLAVIAMAMIHFSLPGKEPSDHREKVDVAGGILLAITLGLAVVGLYNPEPDGKHVLPEWGPPLLIGALVAAVAFFVWEKMARTRLIEPAGVKFRPFLAALAASLCTGAALMVTLVNVELFGQGVLGKDKYDAAFLLLRFLIALPIGALIGGWIATRVGDRIVSFTGLMIAAGGFWLITHWSVDVLDKTHNLVLFRLPVLDTDLAIVGLGLGLVIAPLTSATLRVVPAAQHGIASAFVVVARMIGMLIGMAALSAWGLFRFNQHLASLAAAANTSEMSLQERFIAKGMQARQAYVSMYGDIFGITAIVCVVGAVLGLLIAARHFHADELDGPAESLGAGDSDDASTGQLYLPTQVLPVQSADETAQLPGQEPPGRHRSS, from the coding sequence ATGCGGGCCGCGCAGTCGGTGAGCGCGGGCCGCAGCCGCCACATCGCGATCAGCGCCGGCAGCCTCGCCGTGCTGCTCGGTGCTCTCGACACCTACGTGGTGGTCACGATCATGACCGACATCATGGCCGACGTCGGGATCGCGATTAACAAGATCCAGCAGGTCACGCCGATCATCACCGGCTATCTGCTGGGCTACATCGCCGCCATGCCGCTGCTGGGCCGGGCCTCGGACCGGTTCGGACGCAAGATGCTGATCCAGGTCGGTCTGGCCGGTTTCGCGGTCGGCTCGGTGATCACCGCGCTGTCCGGCGACCTGACCACCCTGGTCATCGGCCGCGTGGTGCAGGGCACCGCAAGCGGCGCCCTGCTCCCCGTGACCCTGGCACTGGGCGCCGATCTGTGGGCGGCACGTAACCGGGCAGCCGTGCTGGGCGGTGTCGGTGCCGCGCAGGAATTCGGCAGTGTGCTGGGCCCGCTCTACGGCATCGGCGCCGTCGCACTGTTCCATCACTGGCAGGCCGTGTTCTGGATCAATGTGCCGCTGGCCGTCATCGCCATGGCGATGATCCACTTCAGCCTGCCGGGCAAGGAGCCCAGCGACCACCGCGAGAAAGTCGATGTCGCCGGCGGCATCCTGCTGGCCATCACGTTGGGCCTGGCCGTCGTGGGTCTGTACAACCCGGAGCCGGACGGCAAGCACGTGCTGCCCGAGTGGGGCCCACCGCTCCTGATCGGCGCGTTGGTGGCGGCTGTCGCGTTCTTCGTGTGGGAAAAGATGGCCCGCACCCGGCTGATCGAACCCGCGGGGGTGAAGTTCCGGCCGTTCCTGGCCGCGCTCGCCGCCTCCCTGTGCACCGGCGCGGCCTTGATGGTCACGCTGGTCAATGTCGAACTGTTCGGTCAGGGCGTTCTCGGTAAGGACAAGTACGACGCGGCCTTCCTGCTGCTGCGATTCCTGATCGCCCTGCCGATCGGCGCGCTGATCGGTGGCTGGATCGCCACCCGGGTCGGGGATCGCATCGTCAGCTTCACCGGCCTGATGATCGCGGCCGGCGGCTTCTGGCTGATCACCCACTGGTCTGTCGACGTGCTCGACAAGACCCACAACCTGGTCCTGTTCCGGTTGCCGGTGCTTGACACCGACCTCGCGATCGTGGGTCTGGGCCTCGGGTTGGTGATCGCTCCGCTGACGTCGGCCACGCTACGGGTGGTACCCGCCGCGCAGCACGGCATCGCCTCGGCATTCGTCGTGGTGGCCCGGATGATCGGCATGCTGATCGGCATGGCGGCCCTGTCCGCCTGGGGTCTGTTCCGCTTCAATCAGCACCTGGCCAGCCTGGCGGCTGCGGCGAACACCAGCGAAATGTCGCTGCAGGAGCGATTCATCGCCAAGGGCATGCAGGCCCGCCAGGCGTACGTGTCGATGTACGGCGACATTTTCGGGATCACCGCGATCGTCTGCGTGGTGGGTGCGGTGCTCGGCCTGCTGATCGCCGCGCGCCACTTCCACGCCGACGAGCTCGACGGACCTGCCGAGAGCCTCGGCGCCGGTGACAGCGATGACGCATCGACCGGGCAGCTATACCTGCCGACGCAGGTGCTGCCGGTCCAGTCCGCTGACGAGACGGCTCAGCTACCGGGGCAAGAGCCGCCGGGGCGCCACCGATCCAGCTGA
- a CDS encoding LppX_LprAFG lipoprotein produces MQTRPRFAVQSLLAIFFAATALVAGCSSSSSSEKSNAPLPDAAQLLQESAASTKAQQSVHLLLTVQGTIAGLPIEKLDGDLTNTPEVAAEGTTDLIAFGQKIQDAKFVVAGGNLYAALTPGDPLSNYGPAEKIYDISAILNPDTGLANVLANFSDAKADGRESVNGTEGVRVTGTVSADAVNKIAPQLKATGPVPGTAWITEDDKHTLLQAKLEPTPGNSVTMTLTDWGKQVTVTKPAS; encoded by the coding sequence ATGCAGACGCGCCCACGCTTCGCAGTCCAGTCCTTACTCGCAATTTTCTTCGCAGCGACCGCGCTCGTCGCGGGCTGCTCGTCGTCGTCCTCCTCGGAGAAGTCGAACGCCCCACTGCCCGACGCGGCCCAACTCCTGCAGGAGTCCGCGGCCAGCACCAAGGCCCAGCAGAGCGTTCATCTGCTGCTGACCGTGCAGGGCACGATCGCCGGCCTTCCCATCGAGAAACTCGACGGTGACCTGACCAATACTCCCGAGGTGGCCGCCGAGGGCACCACCGACCTCATCGCCTTCGGCCAGAAGATCCAGGATGCGAAGTTCGTCGTCGCCGGCGGAAACCTCTACGCCGCGCTGACCCCCGGCGACCCACTGTCCAACTACGGGCCGGCCGAAAAGATCTACGACATCTCGGCCATCCTGAACCCCGACACCGGGTTGGCCAACGTGCTGGCGAACTTCAGCGACGCCAAGGCCGACGGCCGTGAATCGGTCAACGGCACCGAGGGTGTCCGGGTGACCGGCACCGTCAGCGCCGACGCGGTCAACAAGATCGCCCCACAGCTCAAGGCCACCGGCCCGGTCCCGGGCACCGCCTGGATCACCGAGGACGACAAGCACACCCTGCTGCAGGCCAAGCTCGAACCCACCCCCGGAAACAGCGTCACCATGACCCTGACTGACTGGGGCAAGCAGGTCACCGTCACCAAGCCCGCCTCCTGA
- a CDS encoding riboflavin synthase, with translation MFTGIVEELGVLVDKAELTDAARFTIRGPVVTADAGHGDSIAVNGVCLTVVDVLPDGAFTADVMGETLNRSSLGGVGVGSQVNLERAAAVNSRLGGHIVQGHVDGTGTVISRTPFEHWEVVRIGLPVAQSRYVVEKGSITVDGVSLTVSAVADDWFEVSLIPTTRELTTLGQAVVGATVNLEVDIIAKYVERLMAGPGE, from the coding sequence GTGTTCACCGGAATCGTTGAAGAGCTGGGTGTCCTGGTCGACAAGGCGGAGCTGACGGATGCCGCCCGGTTCACCATCCGCGGCCCTGTGGTCACCGCAGATGCCGGTCACGGCGACTCGATCGCGGTGAACGGGGTCTGCCTGACCGTGGTGGACGTGCTGCCCGACGGCGCGTTCACGGCAGACGTCATGGGGGAGACGCTCAACCGCTCGAGTCTGGGCGGGGTCGGAGTCGGCAGCCAGGTAAACCTGGAGCGGGCCGCCGCGGTCAACAGTCGCCTCGGGGGTCACATCGTGCAAGGCCACGTGGACGGCACCGGCACTGTGATTTCCCGCACGCCCTTCGAGCACTGGGAAGTGGTGCGCATCGGCCTGCCTGTCGCGCAGTCGCGTTATGTGGTGGAGAAGGGCTCGATCACCGTCGACGGGGTGTCGCTGACGGTGTCCGCCGTGGCTGACGACTGGTTCGAGGTGTCGCTGATCCCCACCACGCGCGAGCTCACCACACTGGGGCAGGCGGTCGTGGGGGCAACGGTCAATCTCGAGGTCGACATCATCGCCAAGTACGTGGAACGGCTGATGGCCGGTCCCGGTGAGTAA
- a CDS encoding bifunctional 3,4-dihydroxy-2-butanone-4-phosphate synthase/GTP cyclohydrolase II: MTRLDSVERAIADIAAGKAVVVIDDEDRENEGDLIFAAEKATPELVAFMVRYTSGYLCVPLDGEICDRLGLLPMYAVNQDKHGTAYTVTVDAKKGVGTGISASDRATTMRALADPGSAIDDFTKPGHVVPLRAKDGGVLRRPGHTEAAVDLARLAGLQPAGAICEIVSQKDEGDMARTDELRVFADDHDLALISIADLIEWRRKHEKHIERIAEARIPTRHGEFVAVGYKSIYEDVEHVALVRGDVSGPASDGHDVLVRVHSECLTGDVFGSRRCDCGPQLDAAMAMVAREGRGVVLYMRGHEGRGIGLMHKLQAYQLQDAGEDTVDANLKLGLPADARDYGIGAQILVDLGIRSMRLLTNNPAKRVGLDGYGLHIIERVPLPVRANSENIRYLMTKRDRMGHDLVGLEDYDEAVSMDDYDEAVYLLGDRRPPSPTDSGSSL, translated from the coding sequence ATGACCAGGCTCGATTCCGTCGAGAGGGCGATAGCCGATATCGCGGCGGGCAAAGCCGTGGTGGTGATCGACGACGAGGACCGTGAGAACGAAGGCGACCTCATCTTCGCTGCCGAGAAGGCCACCCCCGAACTCGTTGCGTTCATGGTCCGCTACACCTCCGGTTACCTGTGTGTGCCGCTGGACGGTGAGATCTGCGACCGGCTCGGCCTGTTGCCGATGTACGCGGTCAACCAGGACAAGCACGGCACCGCCTACACCGTCACGGTTGACGCGAAAAAGGGTGTGGGAACCGGCATTTCGGCATCCGACCGGGCCACCACGATGCGTGCCCTCGCCGATCCCGGCTCTGCGATCGATGACTTCACCAAGCCCGGCCACGTGGTTCCGCTGCGGGCCAAGGACGGCGGCGTGCTGCGTCGCCCCGGCCACACCGAGGCCGCCGTGGACCTGGCCCGCCTGGCCGGGCTGCAGCCCGCCGGCGCGATCTGCGAGATCGTCAGCCAGAAGGACGAAGGCGACATGGCGCGCACCGATGAGTTGCGGGTCTTCGCCGACGATCACGACCTGGCCCTGATTTCGATCGCCGACCTGATCGAGTGGCGGCGCAAGCACGAGAAGCACATCGAGCGCATCGCCGAGGCGCGGATCCCGACCCGGCACGGCGAGTTCGTGGCGGTCGGGTACAAGAGCATCTACGAGGATGTCGAGCATGTCGCGCTGGTTCGCGGCGACGTCTCCGGCCCCGCCAGCGATGGCCACGACGTCCTGGTCCGGGTGCACTCGGAGTGCCTGACCGGCGACGTGTTCGGCTCCCGGCGTTGTGACTGCGGGCCCCAGTTGGACGCCGCGATGGCGATGGTGGCCCGGGAAGGCCGCGGCGTGGTGCTCTACATGCGCGGGCACGAAGGCCGGGGTATCGGTCTGATGCACAAGCTGCAGGCGTATCAGCTGCAGGACGCGGGTGAGGACACCGTCGACGCGAATCTGAAGCTCGGCCTGCCTGCCGACGCCCGCGACTACGGCATCGGCGCGCAGATCCTGGTCGACCTGGGTATCCGGTCGATGCGGTTGCTGACCAACAACCCTGCCAAGCGGGTCGGTCTGGACGGTTACGGGCTGCACATCATCGAGCGCGTTCCGCTACCGGTCCGGGCGAACTCGGAGAACATCCGCTACCTGATGACCAAACGGGACCGGATGGGTCACGACCTCGTCGGCCTCGAAGATTACGACGAAGCGGTGAGCATGGACGACTATGACGAGGCGGTGTACCTGCTCGGTGACCGCCGGCCGCCCAGCCCGACCGATTCGGGCTCGAGCCTGTGA
- the ribH gene encoding 6,7-dimethyl-8-ribityllumazine synthase, with amino-acid sequence MSGHGVPDLPQVDASDVTLAIVASTWHTQICDALLDGACKVAAEAGIDEPTVVRVLGAIEIPVVAQELAATHDAVVALGVVIRGQTPHFDYVCDAVTQGLTRVSLDASTPVANGVLTTDNEAQALDRAGLPDSTEDKGAQAAAAALSTALTLRGLRANA; translated from the coding sequence GTGAGCGGCCACGGAGTCCCTGATCTGCCCCAGGTCGATGCCTCGGATGTGACGCTGGCGATCGTGGCCAGCACCTGGCACACCCAGATCTGTGATGCGCTGCTCGACGGCGCGTGCAAGGTCGCGGCCGAGGCCGGCATCGACGAGCCGACGGTGGTGCGGGTGCTCGGGGCCATCGAAATCCCCGTGGTCGCACAGGAATTGGCGGCCACCCACGATGCGGTGGTGGCATTGGGCGTGGTGATCCGCGGCCAGACCCCGCATTTCGACTACGTGTGCGATGCAGTGACGCAGGGCTTGACCCGGGTGTCGCTCGATGCGTCGACTCCCGTCGCCAACGGTGTGCTGACCACCGACAACGAGGCGCAGGCCCTGGACCGTGCCGGCCTGCCGGATTCCACCGAGGACAAGGGCGCCCAGGCGGCGGCAGCGGCGTTGTCCACGGCGCTGACGCTGCGGGGACTGCGCGCCAACGCGTGA
- a CDS encoding PH domain-containing protein, whose amino-acid sequence MTAETWDIDIRPYLAPYFAYGAALIIFLAHVAVGVLLKVGSTGVLFQTSDQVAIALLGAIIAGAVLMFARPRLRVGPSGVAVRNLISFKVIPWSEVRGVAFPVGARWARLDLPDDEYIPVMAIQAIDKGRAVEAMDEVRDLVDRYRSTLG is encoded by the coding sequence ATGACTGCAGAAACCTGGGACATTGACATCCGGCCCTACCTCGCACCGTATTTCGCCTACGGTGCGGCGCTGATCATCTTTCTGGCGCACGTGGCGGTCGGGGTGCTGCTGAAGGTGGGATCCACCGGCGTGCTCTTCCAGACGTCCGATCAGGTGGCCATCGCCTTGCTCGGGGCGATCATCGCCGGAGCGGTACTGATGTTCGCGCGGCCGCGGCTACGGGTCGGCCCATCTGGCGTGGCAGTGCGGAATCTGATCAGTTTCAAGGTGATTCCATGGTCCGAGGTCCGCGGAGTGGCCTTCCCGGTCGGAGCCCGCTGGGCACGGCTGGACCTACCCGACGATGAATACATCCCGGTGATGGCGATCCAGGCGATCGACAAGGGGCGTGCCGTCGAGGCCATGGACGAGGTCCGCGACCTGGTCGACCGGTACCGCTCGACTCTGGGCTGA